From a single Streptomyces sp. NBC_01264 genomic region:
- a CDS encoding DNA repair helicase XPB, which produces MSCLIVQSDKTLLLEIDHELSAAARRAIAPFAELERAPEHIHTYRITPLGLWNARAAGHDAEQVVDALVEFSRYPVPHALLVDVAETMARYGRLTLSKHPVHGLVLTSTDRPVLEEILRSKRIAPLVGARLDADTVAVHPSERGQIKQTLLKLGWPAEDLAGYVDGEAHPIELDETGWALRPYQQQAVEGFWHGGSGVVVLPCGAGKTLVGAGAMAKAKATTLILVTNTVSARQWKSELIKRTSLTEEEIGEYSGTRKEIRPVTIATYQVLTTKRKGIYPHLELFDSRDWGLILYDEVHLLPAPVFKFTADLQARRRLGLTATLVREDGRESDVFSLIGPKRFDAPWKEIEAQGYIAPADCVEVRVNLTDSERLAYATAETEEKYRFCATTATKRKVTEALVRKHAGEQTLVIGQYIDQLDELGEHLDAPVIKGETSNAQREKLFNAFREGEISVLVVSKVANFSIDLPEATVAIQVSGTFGSRQEEAQRLGRVLRPKADGHEARFYSVVARDTIDQDFAAHRQRFLAEQGYAYRIMDADELLADG; this is translated from the coding sequence GTGTCCTGCCTGATCGTCCAGAGCGACAAGACCCTCCTCCTGGAGATCGACCACGAGCTCTCCGCGGCCGCGCGGCGCGCCATCGCGCCCTTCGCCGAGCTGGAGCGCGCTCCCGAGCACATCCACACGTACCGGATCACGCCGCTGGGGCTGTGGAACGCGCGGGCCGCCGGGCACGACGCCGAGCAGGTCGTGGACGCGCTCGTGGAGTTCTCCCGCTACCCCGTCCCGCACGCGCTGCTCGTCGACGTCGCCGAGACCATGGCCCGCTACGGCCGGCTGACCCTCTCCAAGCACCCCGTCCACGGACTGGTCCTGACCAGCACCGACCGGCCGGTGCTGGAGGAGATCCTGCGGTCGAAGCGGATCGCCCCGCTGGTCGGCGCGCGCCTCGACGCCGACACCGTGGCCGTGCACCCCTCCGAGCGCGGGCAGATCAAGCAGACCCTGCTCAAGCTGGGCTGGCCCGCCGAGGACCTCGCCGGGTACGTGGACGGCGAAGCGCACCCGATCGAGCTGGACGAGACCGGCTGGGCACTGCGCCCCTACCAGCAGCAGGCCGTCGAGGGCTTCTGGCACGGCGGCTCCGGCGTGGTCGTGCTGCCCTGCGGCGCCGGGAAGACGCTGGTCGGCGCCGGTGCGATGGCCAAGGCCAAGGCGACCACGCTGATCCTGGTCACGAACACCGTCTCCGCCCGCCAGTGGAAGAGCGAGCTGATCAAGCGGACCTCGCTGACGGAGGAGGAGATCGGCGAGTACTCCGGCACGCGCAAGGAGATCCGGCCCGTCACGATCGCCACGTACCAGGTCCTGACGACGAAGCGGAAGGGCATCTACCCGCACCTGGAGCTCTTCGACTCCCGGGACTGGGGCCTGATCCTCTACGACGAGGTGCACCTGCTGCCGGCCCCGGTGTTCAAGTTCACCGCCGACCTCCAGGCGCGCCGCCGCCTCGGCCTGACCGCGACGCTGGTGCGCGAGGACGGCCGCGAGTCGGACGTGTTCTCGCTGATCGGGCCCAAGCGGTTCGACGCCCCGTGGAAGGAGATCGAGGCGCAGGGCTACATCGCCCCGGCCGACTGCGTCGAGGTCCGCGTGAACCTCACCGACTCGGAGCGCCTCGCCTACGCGACCGCCGAGACGGAGGAGAAGTACCGCTTCTGCGCGACCACCGCCACCAAGCGGAAGGTCACCGAGGCGCTGGTGCGCAAGCACGCGGGTGAGCAGACGCTGGTCATCGGGCAGTACATCGACCAGCTCGACGAGCTCGGCGAGCACCTCGACGCGCCCGTCATCAAGGGCGAGACCTCCAACGCGCAGCGCGAGAAGCTCTTCAACGCCTTCCGCGAGGGCGAGATCAGCGTGCTGGTCGTCTCGAAGGTCGCGAACTTCTCCATCGACCTGCCCGAGGCCACGGTCGCCATCCAGGTGTCCGGCACCTTCGGCTCCCGCCAGGAGGAGGCACAGCGCCTGGGCCGCGTCCTGCGCCCGAAGGCGGACGGCCACGAGGCGCGCTTCTACTCGGTCGTGGCGCGCGACACCATCGACCAGGACTTCGCCGCGCACCGCCAGCGCTTCCTGGCCGAACAGGGCTACGCCTACCGGATCATGGACGCGGACGAGCTGCTGGCCGACGGCTGA
- a CDS encoding peroxiredoxin-like family protein: MLEPGSVVPARLLTPVTPVTPVTPVASAVPVTSATPVTSVTGGPVPLPDPERLVHLQFRRFAGCPVCHLHLRSVVRRHAEIEAAGIREVVLFHSSAEELRPHTADFPFAVIADPRQLLYREFGVESSPRSLLDPRAWGPVLWGIARSAAEVARGRERLPARRQPNGRLGLPADLLIGPDGRVLAAKYGEHVYDQWSVDELLGLAAALYPVGAGEGAS, from the coding sequence ATGCTCGAACCCGGTTCAGTGGTACCCGCACGCCTGCTCACGCCCGTCACGCCCGTCACGCCCGTCACGCCCGTCGCGTCCGCCGTGCCCGTCACATCCGCCACACCCGTCACGTCCGTCACCGGAGGGCCCGTCCCCCTGCCGGACCCGGAGCGCCTCGTCCACCTGCAGTTCCGGCGCTTCGCCGGCTGTCCCGTCTGCCACCTCCACCTGCGCTCCGTCGTCCGGCGGCACGCGGAGATCGAGGCCGCCGGCATCCGGGAGGTCGTGCTCTTCCACTCCTCCGCGGAGGAACTTCGCCCGCACACCGCCGACTTCCCCTTCGCCGTGATCGCCGATCCGCGGCAGCTGCTGTACCGGGAGTTCGGCGTCGAGTCCTCCCCGCGCTCCCTGCTGGACCCCCGCGCCTGGGGGCCGGTGCTGTGGGGGATCGCCCGCTCGGCCGCCGAGGTGGCGCGGGGCCGGGAGCGGCTTCCGGCCCGCCGCCAGCCGAACGGACGGCTCGGGCTGCCCGCCGACCTGCTGATCGGGCCGGACGGCCGGGTGCTGGCCGCCAAGTACGGGGAGCACGTCTACGACCAGTGGTCCGTCGACGAGTTGCTCGGGCTGGCGGCCGCCCTTTATCCGGTGGGCGCCGGGGAAGGAGCCTCGTAG
- a CDS encoding TetR/AcrR family transcriptional regulator, translated as MPRPRSHTPDQLAAAALAVIDRDGLPGLSMRAVATELGISPMALYRYVPGREELEALVVELVLSGVDTTPPPPGPWQGRVTDLARRLRATLCAHPATLPLSLTHRHRSPSGLRWSETVLGVLTEAGIEAEERVIALRALISYVIGATQLEHLGPLAGPGTTAIAALPAQEFPYMSATARDARSVTPDREFEGGLKLLLRGLS; from the coding sequence ATGCCGCGCCCCCGCTCGCACACCCCGGACCAACTGGCCGCCGCCGCCCTCGCCGTCATCGACCGCGATGGGCTCCCCGGCCTCTCCATGCGCGCCGTCGCCACCGAGCTCGGCATCAGCCCCATGGCCCTGTACCGCTACGTCCCGGGCCGCGAGGAACTCGAAGCGCTCGTCGTGGAACTCGTCCTCAGCGGCGTCGACACCACCCCGCCGCCCCCGGGCCCCTGGCAGGGCCGGGTCACGGACCTGGCCCGGCGCCTGCGCGCCACCCTGTGCGCCCACCCGGCGACCCTGCCGCTCTCCCTGACGCACCGGCACCGCTCGCCGAGCGGGCTGCGCTGGTCGGAAACCGTGCTCGGCGTCCTCACCGAGGCCGGCATCGAGGCCGAGGAACGGGTGATCGCGCTGCGCGCCCTCATCTCGTACGTGATCGGCGCCACGCAGCTGGAACACCTCGGTCCGCTGGCCGGACCCGGAACCACCGCCATCGCGGCTCTCCCCGCGCAGGAGTTCCCGTACATGTCGGCCACCGCGCGCGACGCACGCTCGGTCACCCCGGACCGGGAGTTCGAGGGCGGCCTGAAGCTGCTCCTGCGCGGCCTGTCATGA
- a CDS encoding helix-turn-helix domain-containing protein — MPPHPSSSVQKARENLAGRLRDIRKDAGISGRELAVRCAWSESKSSRIENAKTPPSDADIKAWCRACDASDQTPDLIAANRQSADAHVQWRRLQRTGLRRLQESAGDLYQQTRVFRVYVSDVIPGFLQTPGYAAALLASIATFRGTPDDVTEAVAARMRRNAVLSSGAHQFSFVLEESVLRYRQCSAETMAAQLGHLLGVMDLPNVAVGIVPFSERRTVWPMPTFTIFDGVRVHADTLDAASTLTQPSQVELYTRAFEGLSQGAVRGAPARSLVATALASLG; from the coding sequence TTGCCCCCACACCCCTCTTCCAGCGTCCAGAAGGCCCGCGAGAACTTGGCGGGCCGTCTGCGCGACATCCGGAAGGACGCGGGGATCAGCGGGCGGGAGCTGGCCGTCAGGTGCGCTTGGTCCGAGTCGAAGTCATCACGCATCGAGAACGCCAAGACGCCTCCCTCGGACGCGGACATCAAGGCCTGGTGCCGGGCCTGTGACGCCAGCGATCAGACACCCGACCTGATCGCGGCAAACCGGCAGTCGGCAGACGCACACGTCCAATGGAGACGCCTCCAACGGACCGGCCTCCGCCGCCTCCAGGAATCCGCAGGAGACCTGTACCAGCAGACCCGCGTGTTCCGCGTTTATGTCTCCGACGTGATCCCGGGGTTCCTCCAGACGCCCGGGTATGCCGCCGCGCTGCTCGCCTCCATCGCGACCTTCCGGGGAACCCCGGACGATGTGACCGAGGCAGTGGCGGCACGGATGAGGCGCAATGCGGTACTCAGCAGCGGGGCGCACCAGTTCTCGTTCGTCCTGGAGGAGTCGGTGTTGCGGTACCGGCAGTGCAGTGCCGAAACCATGGCGGCGCAGCTCGGCCACCTGCTCGGTGTCATGGACCTTCCGAATGTCGCCGTCGGCATCGTGCCCTTCTCGGAGCGCCGGACCGTGTGGCCCATGCCGACGTTCACGATCTTCGACGGGGTCAGAGTGCACGCGGACACCCTTGACGCGGCCTCCACCCTCACCCAGCCCAGCCAGGTCGAGCTGTACACCCGAGCATTCGAAGGGCTTTCGCAGGGAGCCGTCCGGGGAGCTCCGGCCCGTTCCCTGGTGGCGACAGCTCTGGCGTCCCTGGGCTAA
- a CDS encoding recombinase family protein: MNTNTGHLIGYARVSTDDQEAQLQHDALAAAGCTRVFTDKASGKNTDRPELAAVLDYVRPGDILCVWKLDRFARSLIDLVNMVDALAARGVGFKVLTGALASIDPNTPDGRLMLQVVGAMAEFERSLIKDRTRAGLDAARAQGRVGGRPAVMDADKLAAAKARKAQGESVTAIAKALKVSRATLYRALSDAE; encoded by the coding sequence ATGAATACGAACACGGGACACCTCATCGGATATGCGCGGGTCAGCACGGACGACCAGGAAGCTCAGCTCCAGCACGACGCGCTTGCGGCAGCCGGTTGCACGCGGGTCTTCACGGACAAGGCGAGCGGGAAGAACACCGACCGCCCGGAGCTTGCCGCCGTTCTCGACTACGTGCGCCCCGGGGACATCCTGTGCGTGTGGAAGCTGGACCGGTTCGCTCGCTCGCTGATCGACCTGGTGAACATGGTGGATGCTCTCGCTGCCCGTGGAGTTGGCTTCAAGGTGCTGACGGGTGCGCTGGCGTCGATCGACCCGAACACCCCTGACGGGCGGCTCATGCTTCAGGTGGTGGGCGCCATGGCGGAGTTCGAACGCAGCTTGATCAAGGACCGGACGCGTGCGGGTCTGGACGCTGCCAGGGCTCAGGGGCGCGTGGGGGGCCGTCCGGCGGTGATGGACGCTGACAAGCTCGCTGCGGCTAAGGCTCGTAAGGCTCAGGGCGAGAGCGTCACGGCCATTGCGAAGGCGCTCAAGGTGTCCCGCGCGACGCTGTACCGGGCGCTGTCTGACGCCGAGTAG
- a CDS encoding HNH endonuclease has translation MTRGGVVSALEETRATCSECLGERPRDARATCGAPLCVESARLQTAARRAREAVRAAVGPPRCYRCDQPHGREAWARYCEWCAEEVEESRRADRKKEAEARRELEGRRPCRGPKCSHLVGVSRGPARLYCSDACSRAAEYIRKRARTKPDPVPCRRCGTPVVLKFRDGVCRSCQNVQRTVARRVTLQRKVRAAHGGAGCFHCAAPLPEGGVIDHVRPISRGGLSQVANMRVVCVLCNSSKKDQLMDEWSPQRSLRNVPGGLS, from the coding sequence ATGACTAGGGGTGGGGTTGTGTCTGCGCTGGAGGAGACGCGCGCGACGTGTTCGGAGTGTCTTGGGGAGCGCCCCCGTGACGCCCGTGCCACGTGCGGCGCGCCGCTGTGTGTGGAGTCGGCACGGTTGCAGACGGCCGCTCGCAGGGCCCGTGAAGCGGTGCGCGCTGCTGTGGGCCCTCCACGGTGCTATCGCTGCGATCAGCCGCACGGCCGTGAGGCGTGGGCGCGGTATTGCGAGTGGTGTGCCGAGGAAGTGGAGGAGTCGCGACGTGCTGACCGCAAGAAGGAGGCGGAGGCGCGAAGGGAGCTGGAGGGGCGCAGGCCGTGTCGGGGGCCGAAGTGCTCGCACCTGGTGGGTGTGTCTCGGGGTCCCGCCCGGCTGTACTGCTCGGATGCGTGTAGTCGGGCAGCTGAGTACATCCGTAAGCGCGCCCGGACCAAGCCTGATCCGGTCCCCTGTCGGCGCTGTGGCACGCCGGTGGTCCTCAAGTTCCGTGACGGGGTGTGCCGGTCATGCCAGAACGTGCAGCGCACGGTGGCTCGTCGGGTGACGCTCCAGCGCAAGGTGCGTGCTGCTCACGGGGGTGCGGGGTGCTTCCACTGCGCGGCTCCGCTGCCTGAGGGTGGGGTGATTGACCACGTGAGGCCGATATCGCGGGGTGGCCTGTCGCAGGTGGCCAATATGCGTGTGGTCTGCGTGCTGTGCAACTCGTCCAAGAAGGATCAACTAATGGACGAGTGGTCTCCGCAGCGCTCGTTGCGCAATGTCCCTGGCGGGCTATCCTGA
- a CDS encoding recombinase family protein, translating to MTDSTPAMARALPRARRSKGVSASAPGMRAAIYVRLSRETEESTSPERQRAACEALCQARGWNVVAVEEDIDVSGYSRGLDRPGLQRVLSRLAEFDVIVFFKIDRLARSTVDFAEIMKITQSASVALASASEPLDLTSSMGRAMAKVIAVFAELESDTIGMRVSSAHEHLRREGRYTGGRVPYGYRVVPNPDGAGKVLEINPEEAETIHGIVERVLNKDSLLKIASDLTASDKPSPGHSSRQTTGKRSDSKQWYTSSLRSLLTNPQLLGQVIEDGKPILMTDGLPLVNRTPILDMDTWQALQDELSRRANPGDRRREGTSLLRGIVYCAVCQNRMYTYIAKGRTRYRCIGRLKARQSGVENGCYGVSIAGEGMEQYVTDRFLAAFGAFPVVRMVEHAGEDFRPQIRQAREALEELEKDRYDRGLFKGEEGSARYAVQYAKLEERLASLNEKQRTAKPAGVEEIPTGRTHGELWKDADTAGKRDLLLNAGAYVEVGMSRKGGPRLDTSRLAVHFGEDGEIRRADADGKDVEAVIQQAVARDLELF from the coding sequence GTGACAGACAGCACACCCGCCATGGCTCGGGCTTTGCCCCGTGCCAGACGCTCTAAGGGCGTCTCGGCAAGTGCGCCGGGAATGCGCGCTGCCATCTACGTACGACTTTCACGCGAAACTGAAGAGTCTACATCGCCCGAGCGTCAGCGGGCTGCCTGCGAGGCGTTGTGCCAGGCCAGAGGCTGGAACGTCGTTGCAGTAGAAGAAGACATCGACGTGTCCGGATATTCCCGTGGGCTGGACCGCCCGGGGCTGCAACGGGTCCTTTCCCGTCTCGCTGAGTTCGACGTGATCGTGTTCTTCAAGATCGACCGACTGGCCCGGTCCACCGTGGACTTCGCCGAGATCATGAAGATCACGCAGAGTGCGAGCGTGGCCCTGGCGTCGGCGAGCGAACCGCTGGACCTCACGTCGTCCATGGGGCGTGCCATGGCGAAGGTGATCGCGGTCTTCGCGGAACTGGAGTCGGACACCATAGGCATGCGCGTCTCCAGCGCCCATGAGCACCTGCGCCGGGAAGGGCGCTACACGGGCGGCAGAGTGCCGTACGGCTACCGGGTGGTCCCGAACCCCGACGGGGCGGGGAAGGTCCTGGAGATCAACCCTGAGGAAGCCGAGACGATTCACGGGATCGTGGAACGTGTGCTCAACAAGGACTCACTCCTGAAGATCGCATCGGACCTCACCGCGTCGGACAAGCCGTCGCCCGGCCACTCGTCCCGCCAGACCACGGGAAAGCGCAGCGACTCGAAGCAGTGGTACACGTCCTCACTGCGCAGTCTGCTGACCAACCCGCAGTTGCTGGGGCAGGTGATCGAGGACGGCAAGCCGATCCTCATGACGGACGGCCTTCCGCTGGTCAACCGCACGCCGATCCTGGACATGGACACCTGGCAGGCGTTGCAGGACGAGTTGAGCCGGCGGGCGAACCCCGGTGACCGGCGGAGGGAAGGCACGTCGCTGCTGCGCGGGATCGTCTACTGCGCGGTGTGCCAGAACCGCATGTATACGTACATCGCGAAGGGGCGGACCCGGTACCGGTGCATCGGCCGGTTGAAGGCACGGCAGTCCGGTGTGGAGAACGGCTGCTACGGCGTGAGCATCGCCGGTGAGGGCATGGAGCAGTACGTCACGGACAGGTTCCTCGCGGCGTTCGGTGCGTTCCCCGTGGTGCGCATGGTGGAGCACGCCGGGGAGGACTTCCGCCCGCAGATCAGGCAGGCGCGCGAAGCGCTGGAAGAGCTGGAGAAGGACCGCTACGACCGTGGCCTCTTCAAGGGCGAGGAAGGATCGGCACGGTACGCGGTGCAGTACGCCAAGCTGGAAGAGCGGTTGGCGTCGCTCAACGAGAAGCAACGCACCGCCAAGCCTGCGGGCGTTGAGGAGATCCCGACGGGCCGTACGCACGGCGAACTGTGGAAGGACGCGGACACGGCGGGCAAGCGTGACCTGCTGCTGAACGCCGGCGCCTACGTCGAAGTCGGCATGTCTCGTAAGGGCGGCCCGAGGCTCGACACGTCCCGCCTGGCGGTCCACTTCGGTGAGGACGGCGAGATCCGCCGTGCGGACGCCGATGGCAAGGACGTTGAGGCTGTCATCCAACAGGCCGTGGCGCGGGACCTGGAGCTGTTCTAG
- a CDS encoding ATP-binding protein yields MTVTTQQEADSTGLPTFVRRFTATAKGARLARHFATVELFDSGRLERDEEIDAVALVVAELASNAVRHGNVRGRQFEVQLICMPEVVRVAVSDARGDRQPCAQPASEGEGGHGMRLVASLSTAWGVDRRDVGKTVWADVPCGGGR; encoded by the coding sequence ATGACCGTGACCACGCAGCAGGAGGCGGACTCGACCGGGCTACCCACCTTCGTCCGGCGGTTCACCGCTACCGCGAAAGGGGCCCGGCTGGCCAGACACTTCGCGACCGTCGAACTGTTCGACTCGGGGCGCCTTGAGCGAGACGAAGAAATTGATGCCGTCGCCTTGGTCGTTGCGGAACTGGCGTCCAACGCAGTCCGGCACGGAAACGTCAGGGGGCGGCAGTTCGAAGTGCAGCTCATTTGTATGCCCGAGGTGGTGCGTGTGGCTGTGTCAGATGCTCGTGGAGATCGTCAGCCCTGCGCGCAGCCGGCCAGCGAGGGGGAGGGCGGTCATGGAATGCGGCTCGTGGCGTCGTTGTCCACTGCCTGGGGAGTGGACCGGCGTGACGTAGGCAAGACCGTGTGGGCCGATGTGCCGTGCGGTGGTGGCCGATGA
- a CDS encoding glycosyltransferase family 87 protein, giving the protein MIRSSEPSRSASPRAGEVLAGLLLVLGVLCVALRIPVAEALAPGLSAAEWSPPAAYPPFAAILFAPAAWLPTGVLKAVLVWGSAGLFALLVLLSCRLAGLRARPGAVLAATVAGLWLEPLFQTPLSGQIALAAACLVLWDLHRPRGALGRGFALGAAAGITLTPALLIPYLLLTGQVRAGLTALGAFAGAGLLGRLVLPGASAEFWSRHPPTGGRSLLLDRPHLWVWTVPLLTALLAAALRRRSRVRQQAVRAVEDPQHHERQPAAPPVSRRPAARPRP; this is encoded by the coding sequence GTGATCCGGAGTTCCGAGCCCAGTCGCTCTGCGTCGCCCCGCGCCGGAGAGGTGCTCGCGGGCCTGCTCCTCGTGCTCGGCGTGCTCTGCGTCGCCCTGCGCATCCCGGTGGCCGAAGCCCTCGCCCCTGGGCTCTCCGCCGCCGAGTGGAGCCCGCCCGCCGCGTATCCGCCCTTCGCGGCCATCCTCTTCGCCCCGGCCGCCTGGCTGCCGACCGGCGTACTGAAGGCCGTCCTGGTGTGGGGCAGCGCCGGGCTGTTCGCCCTGCTGGTCCTGCTGTCGTGCCGGCTGGCGGGGCTGCGGGCCCGGCCGGGCGCCGTGCTGGCCGCCACCGTGGCCGGGCTGTGGCTGGAGCCGCTGTTCCAGACCCCGCTGTCCGGCCAGATCGCCCTGGCGGCGGCCTGCCTCGTCCTGTGGGACCTGCACCGGCCGCGCGGCGCCCTCGGCAGGGGCTTCGCGCTGGGCGCGGCCGCCGGGATCACCCTGACCCCGGCGCTGCTGATCCCGTACCTCCTGCTGACCGGCCAGGTCAGGGCCGGGCTGACCGCGCTGGGCGCCTTCGCGGGCGCCGGCCTGCTCGGCCGGCTGGTCCTTCCGGGTGCCTCCGCCGAGTTCTGGTCCCGGCACCCGCCCACGGGCGGCCGCTCGCTCCTGCTGGACCGGCCCCACCTGTGGGTCTGGACGGTCCCGCTGCTCACGGCCCTGCTCGCCGCCGCCCTGCGCCGGCGCTCACGCGTCCGGCAGCAGGCTGTCCGCGCCGTCGAAGACCCGCAGCACCACGAGCGGCAGCCGGCCGCGCCGCCCGTCAGCCGTCGGCCAGCAGCTCGTCCGCGTCCATGA
- a CDS encoding DUF4291 domain-containing protein, whose translation MSEVTAHPVPRHRIRAAHTADTLTVYQAYHPRIGVPAAREGRFPPAWKRERMTWVKPSFLWMMYRCGWATKADQETVLAVEITRAGFDRALSGACLSHYVPGVHADREAWTRALRTAPARVQWDPERDLHLNPLPYRSLQLGLSGPMSRAYADEWTVSIRDVTPLAREIHALLRSGEPEAARALLPVESPYPAGPLEHLGA comes from the coding sequence ATGTCCGAAGTCACCGCCCACCCCGTCCCCCGCCACCGGATCCGCGCCGCGCACACGGCCGACACCCTCACCGTGTACCAGGCGTACCACCCCCGGATCGGGGTGCCCGCCGCCCGCGAAGGCCGCTTCCCGCCCGCCTGGAAGCGGGAGCGGATGACCTGGGTCAAGCCGTCGTTCCTGTGGATGATGTACCGCTGCGGCTGGGCCACCAAGGCCGACCAGGAGACGGTCCTGGCCGTCGAGATCACCCGCGCCGGCTTCGACCGGGCCCTGAGCGGCGCCTGCCTGTCGCACTACGTCCCCGGCGTGCACGCCGACCGCGAGGCCTGGACCCGGGCCCTGCGCACGGCTCCCGCCCGCGTGCAGTGGGACCCGGAGCGCGACCTGCACCTGAACCCGCTGCCGTACCGCTCGCTCCAACTCGGCCTGTCCGGACCGATGTCACGCGCCTACGCCGACGAGTGGACCGTCTCCATCCGCGATGTCACCCCGCTGGCCCGGGAGATCCACGCCCTGCTCCGCTCCGGCGAACCGGAGGCGGCGCGGGCCCTGCTCCCGGTGGAGTCCCCCTATCCGGCGGGGCCGCTGGAGCACTTGGGCGCGTAG
- a CDS encoding DUF6879 family protein → MPSSVPSFAELLGRCRRSAVHLELRDSYAPTDRFAAWQRGERIEWDDRASWWHPYDQLISDTVARGVAIRRVRVVSEPVSEYIRWEHYVTHANVTAGEQVRWLPRRRATDIPLPGNDFWLFDGTLLRVHHFSGDGVVVEDEITDDPKTMKLCSSAFQEVWERAVPHHLYEI, encoded by the coding sequence ATGCCGTCGAGCGTGCCCAGCTTCGCTGAGCTCCTTGGCCGGTGCCGCCGGTCCGCCGTCCACCTGGAACTGCGTGATTCCTACGCTCCGACCGATCGGTTCGCGGCATGGCAGCGCGGCGAACGGATCGAGTGGGACGACCGGGCCTCCTGGTGGCACCCGTACGACCAGTTGATCTCGGACACCGTGGCCCGGGGCGTGGCGATCCGCAGAGTGCGCGTCGTCTCCGAGCCCGTTTCGGAGTACATCCGGTGGGAGCACTACGTCACCCACGCCAACGTCACGGCAGGTGAGCAAGTCCGGTGGCTCCCCCGGCGCCGAGCCACGGACATCCCCCTCCCGGGGAACGACTTCTGGCTCTTCGACGGGACGTTGCTCCGAGTGCACCACTTCTCCGGTGACGGTGTCGTGGTGGAGGACGAGATCACCGACGACCCGAAGACCATGAAGCTGTGCTCCAGCGCCTTCCAGGAGGTCTGGGAGCGCGCCGTCCCGCATCACCTGTACGAGATCTGA
- a CDS encoding HAD family hydrolase, translated as MTHEAAAPAGPAAPAAPARYVLFDVDGTLVDAVANQRRVWATWAARHELDPDAVYAVALRTRPMETFAAVAPDLDPHACLAALHELEDEDVRSGTYAAFDGVAELLTALPPGSWGLVTSNYAHRVRGRFDRTGLPVPPVLVDAAAVAEGKPSPVPYLRGAALLGADSARCLVVEDAPSGVRSGLAAGMTVWTVNTPEAHSGAHRHFPTLREAAPAILAFATGGA; from the coding sequence GTGACCCACGAAGCCGCTGCTCCCGCCGGCCCCGCCGCTCCCGCCGCCCCCGCCCGGTACGTCCTGTTCGACGTCGACGGCACCCTCGTCGACGCCGTCGCCAACCAGCGCCGGGTGTGGGCCACCTGGGCGGCCCGCCACGAGCTGGACCCGGACGCGGTGTACGCCGTGGCCCTGCGGACCCGCCCGATGGAGACCTTCGCGGCCGTCGCCCCGGACCTGGACCCGCACGCGTGCCTGGCCGCGCTGCACGAGCTGGAGGACGAGGACGTCCGCTCCGGCACCTACGCCGCCTTCGACGGCGTGGCCGAGCTGCTGACCGCCCTGCCCCCGGGGAGCTGGGGCCTGGTCACCTCGAACTACGCACACCGGGTGCGCGGCCGCTTCGACCGCACCGGCCTGCCCGTGCCGCCGGTGCTCGTGGACGCCGCCGCCGTCGCGGAGGGCAAGCCCTCACCGGTCCCGTACCTGCGGGGCGCGGCCCTCCTGGGCGCCGACTCCGCCCGCTGCCTGGTCGTCGAGGACGCTCCCTCGGGCGTCCGGTCGGGCCTCGCGGCCGGCATGACGGTCTGGACGGTCAACACCCCCGAAGCCCACTCCGGGGCCCACCGCCACTTCCCGACGCTCCGCGAGGCCGCCCCCGCCATCCTCGCCTTCGCCACCGGGGGAGCCTGA
- a CDS encoding N-acetyltransferase: protein MTTEPQSFVPPAEVFEVPVRLVGEGFRLEPLGPEHNEGDLAAWSGSIDHVRATPGFLGDWPPEEGMSAEANLADLVRHARDFAERRGFTYSVLDGERDGEGEVIGCLYIYPGKVDPERVHVTSWVRGDRAAYDKAVYGTVTRWLAEAWPFPADRIDYAPR, encoded by the coding sequence GTGACTACTGAACCGCAGAGCTTCGTACCGCCGGCCGAGGTGTTCGAGGTGCCCGTCCGGCTCGTGGGGGAGGGCTTCCGGCTGGAGCCCCTCGGGCCCGAGCACAACGAGGGCGACCTCGCCGCCTGGAGCGGAAGCATCGATCACGTGCGCGCGACGCCCGGCTTCCTGGGGGACTGGCCTCCGGAGGAGGGCATGAGCGCGGAGGCGAACCTCGCCGACCTGGTGCGCCACGCACGCGACTTCGCCGAACGGCGGGGGTTCACGTACAGCGTGCTGGACGGCGAGCGGGACGGGGAGGGGGAGGTCATCGGCTGCCTCTACATCTACCCCGGGAAGGTGGACCCGGAGCGCGTGCACGTGACTTCCTGGGTGCGCGGGGACCGGGCCGCGTACGACAAGGCGGTGTACGGGACCGTCACGCGCTGGCTCGCCGAGGCCTGGCCCTTCCCGGCGGACCGGATCGACTACGCGCCCAGGTGA